The following coding sequences lie in one Lentilactobacillus sp. SPB1-3 genomic window:
- the metF gene encoding methylenetetrahydrofolate reductase [NAD(P)H] — protein MNLTALSNQKTIFSLEVFPPKKSTPDSAILDTISQFKAVDPDFISVTLGAGGTNPLGGNIEVADIIQNQLGIDAVAHVPGLYQTKSEVLQLLDKLDEINVHNILALRGDRIANRKPVGEFNHANELVEFIKNNRPEFNILGACYPNCHTDADSFIDDIANLKVKVDSGADHLITQLFFDDDAFYEFYEKARIAGINVPIEAGIMPCTNKRQIERITSITGVPVPKKFQAILDRYADNKEAMRDAGIAFAVDQIIDLVSRGVDGIHLYTMNQADTAARIYNETKSVFKATEVH, from the coding sequence ATGAACCTAACGGCGTTATCTAATCAAAAAACTATATTTTCTCTAGAGGTTTTTCCACCTAAGAAATCGACTCCTGATTCCGCAATTTTAGATACCATTTCACAGTTCAAAGCTGTTGACCCAGATTTTATATCAGTGACTTTAGGTGCTGGCGGAACTAATCCGCTTGGTGGCAATATCGAAGTCGCAGACATTATTCAAAATCAATTAGGTATTGATGCTGTGGCCCACGTTCCTGGTCTTTATCAAACAAAGTCTGAAGTGTTACAACTCTTAGATAAATTAGATGAAATTAACGTGCATAACATTTTAGCTCTGAGAGGAGATCGAATTGCCAATCGCAAACCTGTTGGCGAATTCAATCATGCCAATGAACTAGTCGAATTCATCAAAAATAATCGGCCAGAATTCAATATTCTTGGCGCTTGCTATCCTAATTGTCATACCGACGCTGATAGTTTCATTGACGATATCGCAAACCTCAAGGTAAAAGTAGATAGTGGTGCCGACCATCTAATCACGCAACTATTCTTTGATGATGATGCTTTTTATGAATTTTACGAAAAAGCCCGCATTGCTGGTATCAATGTGCCAATTGAAGCTGGCATCATGCCCTGCACCAACAAACGGCAGATTGAAAGAATTACTTCTATCACTGGCGTTCCTGTTCCTAAGAAGTTTCAGGCGATTCTTGATCGGTATGCTGACAATAAGGAAGCTATGCGAGATGCTGGGATTGCCTTTGCAGTTGATCAAATCATCGACCTTGTTTCTCGCGGGGTTGATGGGATCCATTTATATACCATGAATCAAGCTGATACAGCTGCGCGAATTTATAATGAAACAAAGTCTGTTTTTAAAGCAACTGAAGTACATTAA
- the metE gene encoding 5-methyltetrahydropteroyltriglutamate--homocysteine S-methyltransferase produces the protein MTTTIIGFPRIGHHRELKFATEHYWKKQISQDELFTIAKNIRQAHWQAQVDAGIDLIPVGDFSFFDSLLDTANLLNIVPERYRQLNLSPLDEYFAQTRGRQDESGSVKALSMKKWFNTNYHYIVPEFSKTTQVKLVGTQLFDQVAEAQELKVPVKAVITGPYTLLKLSRFIDEATPKEFVTDLISAYQSVLTKLAEQHVQWVQIDEPALCLDVTVSDKQIFDQLYDGILTNKPETKVNLQTYFGDIRDIYNDVISKDFDGIGLDLVEGPYNRELLAKTGFPADKTLFAGILNGKNIWRNHYANTIAELEGLNIDSNIVLSTSCSLLHVPYSAEDETKLPSDVQQHLAFAIQKLGEITDLDKIYSHQADGNTILNKNTELFSSVKHPVNETVRTQIASLTHDDYIRLPVRNEREQIQKDEFKLPILPTTTIGSFPQTKDVRQNRSKFRKGEISREEYDQFNNDKIKRIIKFQEDIGLDVLVHGEYERNDMVEYFGEKLAGFVFTQNGWVQSYGTRGVKPPIIWGDISRTAPITVKDTVFANNLTNKLVKGMLTGPVTIFNWSFPREDISPKESVTQIALALQEEVLDLEKHDIKIIQIDEPALRENLPLRKSNWFSDYLDWAVPAFRLVHSKVAATTQIHTHMCYSEFGDIIEAIDALDADVISFEASRADFTLIDQLVDANFQTEVGPGVYDIHSPRIPSVQEITDLINQLITKLPLEKIWINPDCGLKTRSETESFESLKNIVDATKKVRSEIHEPNGVI, from the coding sequence ATGACAACAACCATTATTGGATTCCCTAGAATTGGTCACCATCGTGAATTAAAGTTTGCGACCGAACACTATTGGAAGAAGCAAATTTCTCAAGATGAGTTATTCACCATTGCTAAAAATATTCGTCAAGCTCACTGGCAAGCCCAAGTTGACGCTGGCATTGATTTAATTCCAGTTGGTGACTTTTCTTTCTTTGATAGTTTATTAGATACCGCCAACCTTTTGAACATCGTGCCTGAACGTTATCGTCAATTAAATCTGTCGCCTCTTGACGAATACTTCGCGCAAACTCGGGGACGACAAGATGAATCAGGTTCAGTTAAAGCCCTGTCTATGAAGAAATGGTTCAACACCAACTATCACTACATTGTTCCTGAATTCTCTAAAACTACTCAAGTTAAATTAGTGGGTACCCAATTATTTGATCAAGTTGCTGAAGCTCAGGAATTGAAAGTTCCAGTTAAAGCTGTCATTACTGGTCCTTATACCCTCTTGAAATTAAGTCGATTTATTGATGAAGCAACACCTAAAGAATTTGTCACTGATTTAATCAGCGCTTATCAATCTGTTTTAACTAAATTGGCAGAACAACATGTTCAATGGGTCCAAATTGATGAACCCGCACTATGTTTAGATGTAACTGTCAGTGATAAACAAATTTTTGACCAACTATACGATGGGATTTTGACTAATAAACCTGAAACTAAAGTCAATCTCCAAACTTACTTTGGTGATATTAGAGACATCTATAACGATGTGATCAGCAAGGACTTTGATGGTATTGGACTAGATCTTGTAGAAGGACCCTACAACCGCGAACTATTAGCCAAGACCGGATTTCCCGCCGACAAAACCTTATTCGCTGGTATTTTAAACGGAAAAAACATCTGGCGAAACCACTATGCTAACACAATTGCAGAACTTGAAGGGCTAAATATCGATTCAAACATTGTCCTAAGCACATCTTGCTCCCTACTACACGTTCCATATTCCGCTGAGGACGAAACTAAATTGCCAAGTGACGTACAACAACACTTAGCCTTCGCCATTCAAAAATTAGGCGAAATTACAGACCTCGATAAGATTTACTCACATCAAGCCGATGGTAATACGATTTTGAATAAAAACACTGAATTGTTCAGTTCTGTAAAGCATCCAGTCAACGAAACTGTCCGAACTCAAATCGCTTCTTTAACTCATGACGATTACATAAGATTGCCAGTTAGAAATGAAAGAGAACAAATTCAAAAAGATGAATTTAAGTTACCCATCTTGCCAACCACCACGATTGGCTCATTCCCTCAAACTAAGGATGTTCGTCAAAACCGTTCTAAATTCCGCAAGGGCGAAATTAGTCGCGAGGAATATGATCAATTTAATAATGACAAAATCAAACGCATCATTAAATTCCAAGAAGATATCGGTTTAGACGTGCTTGTTCATGGGGAATACGAACGAAATGACATGGTAGAATACTTCGGTGAAAAACTCGCCGGTTTTGTCTTTACTCAAAACGGTTGGGTTCAATCATATGGTACTCGAGGAGTTAAACCACCAATTATTTGGGGAGATATTTCCCGAACAGCCCCAATTACTGTTAAGGATACTGTCTTCGCCAATAACCTCACCAACAAGTTAGTAAAGGGTATGCTCACTGGTCCTGTGACCATCTTCAACTGGTCATTTCCACGTGAAGATATCTCGCCTAAAGAATCTGTCACTCAGATAGCTTTAGCTCTTCAAGAAGAAGTTCTGGATCTTGAAAAGCATGATATTAAGATTATTCAAATCGATGAACCTGCATTGCGTGAAAACTTGCCTTTAAGAAAGTCTAACTGGTTCTCAGATTATCTAGACTGGGCCGTTCCAGCATTCCGACTAGTTCATAGTAAAGTTGCTGCAACAACGCAAATTCACACCCATATGTGCTACAGCGAATTTGGCGACATCATTGAAGCAATCGATGCTTTAGATGCTGATGTTATTTCATTTGAAGCATCCCGTGCTGATTTCACTTTAATTGACCAATTAGTGGACGCCAATTTCCAAACTGAAGTTGGTCCTGGAGTATACGATATTCATTCTCCAAGAATTCCATCAGTTCAAGAAATCACTGACTTAATTAATCAGTTGATCACTAAATTACCTCTGGAAAAAATCTGGATTAATCCTGACTGTGGTTTGAAAACACGATCAGAAACTGAATCATTTGAAAGCTTGAAAAATATCGTTGACGCAACCAAAAAGGTTAGGAGCGAAATTCATGAACCTAACGGCGTTATCTAA
- a CDS encoding S-ribosylhomocysteine lyase: protein MAKVESFTLDHTKVKAPYVRLITEEHGDKGDVISNYDLRLVQPNENAIPTAGLHTIEHLLAGLLRDRLSGVIDCSPFGCRTGFHLITWGKHSTTEVAKALKSSLEEIANVTKWEDIPGTDITSCGNYRDHSLFSAKEWSKKILAEGISDQPFERHEI, encoded by the coding sequence ATGGCAAAAGTTGAAAGTTTTACATTAGATCACACAAAGGTTAAAGCACCATACGTTCGTTTGATTACTGAGGAACACGGTGATAAAGGCGACGTTATTTCAAACTATGACTTACGATTAGTTCAGCCCAATGAAAATGCTATTCCTACTGCAGGATTACACACAATCGAACATTTACTTGCTGGTTTGCTTCGTGATCGGCTTAGTGGAGTAATTGATTGTTCTCCATTTGGATGCCGAACTGGATTTCATTTAATCACTTGGGGAAAACATTCCACTACCGAAGTCGCTAAGGCTTTAAAGAGTTCTCTAGAAGAAATCGCCAATGTAACTAAATGGGAAGACATCCCCGGCACAGACATTACCAGTTGTGGTAACTACCGTGACCATTCACTATTTTCAGCCAAAGAATGGAGCAAGAAAATTCTTGCTGAAGGAATTTCAGATCAACCATTCGAAAGACACGAAATTTAA
- a CDS encoding SDR family oxidoreductase, with translation MTDRLKNKVAIVTGGTLGIGYAIAQKFVEEGAKVVITGRREEIGEKAAKEIGTPDQIRFFKHDAADEQGWNDLFEQTEQAFGQVTTLVNNAGIAIAKNIEETTAEDWRKLMSVNLDGVFYGTKLGIIKMKNKHLGASIINMSSIEGFVGDPNLAAYNASKGGVRLLTKSAALHCSLNDYDVRVNTVHPGYIKTPLVDDIPGAEEAQSQRTQTPMGHIGEPNDIAYICVYLASDESKFATGSEFTVDGGYLAQ, from the coding sequence ATGACTGATAGATTAAAGAATAAAGTTGCAATCGTTACTGGAGGAACTTTAGGAATTGGTTATGCAATTGCCCAAAAGTTCGTTGAAGAAGGGGCTAAGGTAGTTATCACTGGTCGCCGGGAAGAAATCGGCGAAAAGGCTGCTAAGGAAATTGGTACTCCAGATCAAATTCGGTTCTTTAAACACGATGCTGCCGATGAACAAGGTTGGAATGACTTGTTTGAACAAACTGAACAAGCTTTTGGCCAAGTAACAACTTTGGTAAACAATGCGGGGATTGCAATTGCCAAAAATATTGAAGAGACCACTGCTGAGGATTGGCGCAAGTTAATGTCAGTTAACTTAGATGGTGTCTTCTACGGAACCAAGCTAGGAATTATCAAGATGAAGAATAAGCATTTGGGTGCATCGATTATTAACATGTCTTCAATCGAAGGATTTGTTGGTGACCCTAATCTTGCTGCTTACAACGCTTCAAAGGGTGGAGTAAGACTATTGACTAAATCAGCTGCCTTACACTGTTCTTTAAATGACTATGATGTTCGTGTTAACACTGTTCATCCAGGTTACATTAAGACACCATTAGTTGACGATATTCCTGGTGCTGAAGAAGCACAATCACAAAGAACTCAAACTCCAATGGGACACATTGGTGAACCAAATGATATTGCATATATCTGTGTTTACTTGGCTTCAGACGAATCTAAGTTTGCTACTGGTTCTGAGTTCACCGTTGATGGTGGTTACTTAGCTCAATAA
- a CDS encoding cytosine permease, with amino-acid sequence MENNRFGQIEVVNKEHRHQSFWDMFATWVGANANNGTWFVGGVIAACGFATASVTMVVVGIISYILLALAAKMGYDTGISSMALTRASFGLRGSFLPSIINLVQFIGWAAVNTFIAATSISYILHDLLAWPVYGQPGGMKGLILGIVIMSILHILSTSMGEVSVRIIERVGIVLVFILVIWESYVVFKHVSFSEIIAYRPAANVKMSSGQAVDVLAAFNLAWVTAGSDFTRFSKKESSATWAPFLGANLGFFWFTAVGTISTIATAITLGHFDANNSDPSTIASKLGLGILAMLVIIITSTTANAVNLMAAGSALTNMTKRLKLTPSIILVTIIATFVTFIPAFYSTFLGVFTAFLDGIGMFLGPEIAIFLADYYLIANQNYVAEEFTKIRGKYWYRFGINWLAIIVWMISVISYIIFKSIPMIANTIGATFVSMILAVVLYVGLAKLRKK; translated from the coding sequence ATGGAAAACAATCGATTTGGTCAGATAGAAGTTGTTAACAAAGAGCATCGACACCAATCATTTTGGGATATGTTTGCCACGTGGGTGGGGGCAAATGCCAATAACGGAACCTGGTTTGTCGGTGGTGTGATTGCTGCGTGTGGATTCGCTACGGCTTCAGTAACCATGGTAGTTGTCGGAATCATATCGTATATTCTCTTAGCGTTAGCTGCGAAAATGGGTTATGATACCGGAATTTCTTCGATGGCTCTCACAAGAGCGTCTTTTGGATTACGAGGTAGTTTTTTGCCATCGATAATCAATCTGGTTCAGTTCATCGGATGGGCCGCTGTTAATACATTTATCGCGGCCACTTCAATTAGCTATATCTTGCATGATTTATTGGCTTGGCCAGTATATGGTCAACCTGGTGGGATGAAAGGCTTGATTCTCGGTATCGTCATCATGAGTATTTTACATATTTTAAGCACATCTATGGGGGAAGTTTCCGTCAGAATTATTGAACGTGTCGGCATTGTGTTGGTATTTATTCTGGTAATTTGGGAAAGTTACGTGGTGTTTAAGCATGTTTCGTTCAGCGAAATCATTGCCTATCGGCCGGCAGCCAATGTCAAAATGTCTTCTGGTCAAGCCGTCGATGTCTTAGCCGCATTTAACTTAGCTTGGGTAACTGCGGGAAGCGACTTTACTCGTTTTTCAAAGAAGGAAAGTAGCGCCACTTGGGCACCATTTTTAGGGGCCAATTTAGGTTTCTTCTGGTTCACTGCGGTTGGTACCATATCTACGATTGCGACAGCTATTACCTTAGGTCACTTTGATGCTAATAATTCAGATCCATCAACCATTGCTAGTAAATTAGGATTAGGAATTTTAGCCATGCTGGTCATCATTATTACCAGTACGACAGCCAATGCGGTTAATCTAATGGCAGCGGGTTCAGCCTTAACTAATATGACCAAGCGATTGAAGCTAACACCTAGTATTATCCTGGTGACGATCATAGCAACGTTTGTGACGTTTATTCCTGCATTTTACTCGACTTTTCTGGGAGTGTTCACCGCATTTCTTGATGGAATCGGAATGTTTTTAGGACCAGAAATTGCCATTTTCTTAGCTGATTATTATCTGATTGCCAACCAAAATTATGTTGCTGAGGAATTCACAAAAATCAGAGGAAAGTACTGGTATCGTTTTGGCATTAACTGGTTAGCTATCATTGTCTGGATGATTTCGGTAATTAGTTACATTATTTTTAAATCTATTCCGATGATTGCCAATACTATTGGTGCAACGTTTGTTTCCATGATTTTGGCCGTGGTTTTGTATGTCGGATTGGCAAAACTCCGTAAAAAATAA
- a CDS encoding ABC transporter ATP-binding protein/permease: protein MAFLELHDIHKSYYLGKEEFPVLKGIDLNLERGEFISILGESGGGKSTLMNIIGGLDRNFSGSVIINGKKLDHSKEKQLDNYRRSTVGYIYQSYNLISHLDIVDNILVSLNMTKLSSSEKRQRAIDLLSQVGLSDQIKKYPNQLSGGQKQRVAIARALASDPDIIIADEPTGALDSQNTKEVLEILDKIASEGRLVITVTHSQAVADYGTRIVHLADGQLDGDTRLKPAYPVPDNEEKLESKPLSAGASYNDAFKHLKYNFWRNSLIMIGTAIGLFAVLLFSGLGNGVNAFIQDQINSMINPNSITVMKNPSGKKLSSAAFQASLSKTASQPQKLMLKDSEIKKLNDVKNVDKVEPGYQLSNFTLSRGRKNANGSNMNTWSKAITDNTVATGHKPGKNEIVIGKTQAVSLSNSKNYKKIIGKKVVISFPWINGNNRPVQVKGTVKVVGLTKGSGQTAVAAATNYSTMKAILKKSGAETKANYVSVNIKKSTQVKQAASDIKNIKTDGKYTFGAITVGDILDTVNQYVQIATIILSAIAGISLIVSALMIIVTMYMSVSERTKEIGILRALGARRKDIRRLFTAESVLIGLFSAAISLVIAWGAQVGLNKMLYGIVKFNMVQITPTDVVTTIIIAIVISFIAALLPARRASRLNPIDALSAD, encoded by the coding sequence ATGGCATTTCTTGAATTGCATGACATTCACAAATCCTATTATTTAGGAAAAGAAGAGTTCCCTGTTCTTAAAGGTATCGATTTAAACCTTGAACGTGGCGAATTCATCTCAATTTTAGGTGAATCCGGTGGTGGAAAATCCACATTAATGAATATTATTGGTGGGCTTGACCGTAATTTCTCTGGTTCCGTAATTATCAATGGTAAAAAACTTGATCATAGTAAAGAAAAACAATTAGATAATTACCGAAGAAGTACGGTTGGCTACATCTACCAATCATATAATTTAATTAGCCACTTAGATATCGTAGACAATATTCTCGTATCTTTGAATATGACTAAGTTATCCAGTTCAGAAAAACGTCAACGAGCCATTGACCTACTTTCTCAAGTTGGCTTGAGCGATCAAATAAAGAAGTATCCTAATCAACTATCTGGTGGACAAAAGCAAAGAGTTGCTATTGCCAGAGCCTTAGCAAGTGATCCTGATATTATTATCGCTGATGAACCAACTGGAGCCTTGGATTCTCAAAATACCAAAGAAGTTTTGGAAATTTTAGATAAAATTGCCTCCGAAGGTCGTTTAGTAATCACTGTTACCCACTCTCAAGCAGTGGCAGACTATGGAACTAGAATCGTTCATTTGGCAGATGGTCAACTAGATGGTGATACTCGATTAAAGCCTGCTTATCCAGTACCAGATAACGAAGAAAAGCTTGAATCAAAGCCACTCTCTGCTGGTGCAAGTTATAATGATGCTTTCAAACACTTGAAATATAATTTCTGGCGCAACTCACTGATTATGATTGGTACCGCAATTGGATTGTTTGCAGTACTTCTGTTCAGTGGTTTGGGAAATGGGGTCAACGCCTTCATCCAAGATCAAATCAACTCTATGATTAACCCAAATTCCATTACAGTCATGAAGAACCCTTCTGGAAAGAAGTTAAGTTCTGCTGCATTTCAGGCTTCGTTGAGCAAAACGGCTAGCCAACCGCAAAAATTAATGCTCAAGGATTCAGAAATTAAAAAATTAAATGATGTGAAAAACGTTGATAAAGTGGAACCTGGTTATCAATTATCTAACTTCACTCTGTCTCGTGGTCGCAAGAATGCCAATGGTTCTAATATGAACACTTGGTCAAAGGCCATTACCGATAATACTGTAGCAACTGGTCACAAACCAGGTAAAAATGAAATTGTCATCGGTAAAACTCAAGCAGTATCACTAAGTAATAGCAAAAATTACAAAAAAATAATTGGTAAAAAAGTGGTTATTTCCTTCCCATGGATCAATGGTAATAACCGCCCAGTTCAAGTCAAAGGAACTGTTAAGGTGGTCGGTCTTACCAAAGGTAGTGGTCAAACAGCTGTGGCAGCAGCCACAAACTACTCGACTATGAAAGCCATTCTTAAAAAGTCCGGAGCCGAAACAAAGGCTAACTATGTTTCAGTTAATATCAAAAAGAGTACTCAAGTTAAACAAGCCGCTTCTGACATTAAGAATATCAAAACCGACGGCAAGTACACCTTCGGGGCTATCACTGTCGGTGATATCTTAGATACGGTTAACCAATACGTTCAAATTGCGACAATTATTTTGTCTGCAATCGCCGGTATTTCATTAATCGTATCTGCCTTAATGATTATTGTAACGATGTACATGTCAGTATCTGAAAGAACTAAGGAAATCGGTATTCTTAGAGCCTTAGGTGCTAGAAGAAAAGACATACGTCGCCTATTCACAGCAGAATCCGTTCTAATTGGTTTATTCTCAGCTGCAATTTCATTAGTTATTGCCTGGGGAGCTCAAGTTGGGTTGAACAAGATGCTGTACGGAATCGTTAAATTCAACATGGTGCAAATCACGCCAACAGATGTTGTTACGACAATCATTATTGCAATCGTAATTTCATTTATCGCTGCATTACTACCTGCTAGAAGAGCATCAAGATTAAATCCTATCGATGCGTTGTCTGCAGATTAA